The following DNA comes from Anopheles arabiensis isolate DONGOLA chromosome 3, AaraD3, whole genome shotgun sequence.
TAAAACTACAAAATAAAAGCCATAGTACATAACGCGGTAGAATAGCTTTACAAAATTACTCCAATAAGCGGTTTGGGATGGAGCATTTCTTATTGTAAAGTCAATATTAAGAGTAAGCTTTGATTAACCCAATAATTTCATACAAAAGCATATTAAACTACTGTtactaagaagaagaatggaaATTGTCGCCAAACAATCtcaaacaataaaatgaaatgcaCATAGgacaaaattcaataaaaaaaaacttaaaaagaTGGCCAAATAAGTTAAATTAAAGTCAAAacgaataataaaaataaacactatGCATGAGGCATGAAATTCATAATTTAGTATTAAACGATCATTTTTAAGCAGCTATCCATTCCAACACTTGTAACAAGTAAGATATCGAACCACTTCAGTTCCTCCTTTCTATTGCACCATTCCAAGCTGATCACGCACTCAAATCATGCTCAAAATTCCCGACACCCCACTTAGGTTCGTTAACCACCAGCATATTCGATGGCAAATCGAAGCAATCGAAGCTTCAAGGAAAGCCAGGAGGCAGCAATCAATGCACCCTCCGCCCCGCCCCAAATGCTCACGTGCTCACTGTCCACGGATAGTAACCACGCGATCATTGATCGAGCCAGCCGCTGCCGATCGATGAATGAGACACGACCGGTTTCGGCTGGAAAGGCCACACAAACCCAGCTGCTTTTTACTACGACGGCACACACCTGTCTCgagcgcacacgcacacagggcAAGGTTGTacatttttatgaatgaaatcaGGCCCGTCCCTGTAACCCACGCGCTACCTACAACACGCTCAGCCCTGCTTCGGCCATTCTCCGCGGCTGCCCACACAAGATCACCGGCCGCCACTGTCCCTGCGCCGGTTCGGTAATTTGAATTGTGTGGGTAATGGAGCCCTTTAATCGAACGGCAGCAGCTGTGTAGTTGCGTTTTTCTGCATGTGCATCCGTACGTTGCACATTTAATTGCAGCCCTGTGGGTCCGTTTTACTCTCCGCGGCTGCTTTGCCGGATGTTTCCGGTCTTGGCATACCAGCACACGCCCTTTCCATTACATTGCGAAAGTTCCGCTACGGTTCACAGTGCGGTGCATTTGCACCTTCTGTTGCTTAAGCTCACCCTTTTCGCACCTAGCAATTTTCGGCTTTTGGGCAGCATTCAGGTGAAAGTTGGCAGACGGAAGAACATGACAACGTGGTAGGTTGCTTGTAAGACACAAGAACGGGTCTACAATTACCACACAAGGTAAGGTATTCAACAAAAGAGACACGGATGGCGCGATGTAGAAGATCTACCCATTACAATCAATCTTGTAGATGTGTAAAGAGTAATGTACGTGAGGTGATATTAGTATTTTTAATCTTAAATAAGCAAGTAACTAGAATATCTGGTTGATATAGCTTAGATATGGAATTTGTGTTGAATGGAGAACTGGGTCACGACGCCTTGAGACTGTTGCAAAACCGACATGAAACACTTACCGGTCCCCACAAGGCAGCTTTAGCGACACGACCGCGAACACCGTGCGAGAAGGGAAGCTCTTGATCTCAGCCGCTGGAATCATTCTGCTACTGTTTGGAGTTGACGCTCATGAACACCATAATCATTAGTAGCTCCCACACGTAGACATAAATGGTGGCCACTCGAAGCAGTAACTTCTTGGGCAAATTCCGTAGGTGGGACTTGAGGACGTAAAGTAAAGTGGAAATATTTTTAGGGCACACGCTTACCCACACAATGCTGTAGGTACTGGTAACAGTCGATCTCTTGCTTGGAAGTGCTCTTAGGCTTCTACTTACGTAAAAAGACGTTCTATAGATGTACATTTCCTAAAATGATGCCGCTTGCAAGGTTTAAAATAACTGCTAGTTTTCATGGTAAAGAATCATCGAAAATTACTCCAAAATACATCGACCATTCTTGAAGATCATTGCTCCATAGGCCCTAGGATATTGATCGGTAACTTCGAATGATCTTATCGGAGATTGATGATCATCAATAACTCCTCGTTTCATAGTTTCAAAGCGGCTGGAAGTGTCCAACTCAATCCAGTTAGGAATTCCGGAAATTATATTCATTCTAAGGTTCATGTCGTGGTGTATTATTCTGCCATACGCTGATACGAATAACTCATGAGAAGTTCCCATTTCTTTCAGGGCATGTCCAAAGCAAGATCATTTTCTCAGTCTTTTGTAACttgtttaaatttttctaCGTAAATCGTGGTCTTCAGAGCGGTTTCAAAGAAATATCAAGAAAATTGGCAGGCGATCTTGGGAAAACAGTTCCGCAGTCCCGGGTTTAAAGTTTCAAGCATTATGTACTGCTGTGGATTTGGATTTATGTATTTAAAAGCCCTGTAATGCAGAAAAATAATAAGGAtattaaaaatgcaacaatCTTATTTCATTGGTCTTCATTTCTGTTTGCTTCCTTCATACTTTTCCATTTCCTCTAAGGTCTAATGTGCTTTGTTCCTCTCCGTTGTGTGAAATTAATtcggatgtttttttttttacagttttcaTGTATCACAATACGACTTTTAAGAATACTATTACTATAATATCAATGTAACGATGAATTGTTTCGAAGACTTTCATGCTCTTAACCCGTTACTCTATCTTGCATGTATTTTGATCTTGTTGTATCTTCGGAATTGGATTTTGTACGCTTGAGGTCGCTTTTAATTCATCAAGGATCAATGAGATGCGAACGTGATGACTACATTTAGCTTCATTTTACATGCAACGTGTTTGCCAACTGCATCCAGATAAcatgaaatgattttaaaaacatatctAATAATTATTACAGTACAATAGCAAATACAATAAACGGATGTTCGCGCCCTACAAGGCATACACAAAACATACTGAAATAAATTCCCATTCCCATTCGAAAATTGAACATACCACGTTTACCTTCACAAACTCTCAATGTGATCGTACTCGTAGCACCAAAACTCGTGCTTACTGTCCACCTCCTTACACTCAAACTGTGGATAGAACCGCCCGGGAAGGATCGGTTTCACGTTCTGGTAGAACACCGTCTCCAGCTTTTGCAGCATATTCGCGGACGACATCGTTACGCGCCGGGCACAGGGCAACACGTGATCGGCCTTGCGCAGCAACATAAACTCATCGAGCTCGAACTCGAGCAGATCGGTCCGACGATTGTACACCTCGCCGTAGCTGTACGGGGCCCTGCCCAGGTacagctcacacacacgcccataAATCGATGGCACATTGACGGCactttccagcagcagcaaatgctcCAGCAGCAGATGCACCTGGGCCAGCCGGTTAAGCCGCAGCTTCACCTCGTCCTCGTCGAAGTTGCTCAGCAGGATGGACTTTTCGCGTACCCGCTCGTCGGCCGCCGCCGACTGAAAGAGCAGCGTGGCGCTCCGTTTGCTCGGAGCTCCGTGGTGCGCATCGTGCTGTGGACCGTTGCCGGTTGCGTATCGTGATTTGCGGGTGTTGGTAACCTGCGGTTGGAAGAGCTTCTCAAACTCCAGCTCGTAAATGCCTCCTTCGGTGAAGATGGTGCGGTAGTCGTTCATGAGCTTGCTGAAACCGCACTCCAGCAGCAGTTCGTACGGTTCCGAGCCGGTCAGCAGCGGGATGGCCAGTCGGTCCTGTATCATGGCAAGTATGAGCTGCGCAAAACGGGTACCATTGGTGGGtatgttctgtgtgtgtgtgtgtgtgtgtgtgtgcgggggtGGAAagtgggaagaaaaatgattagCAACATCAAGCCGGAAAACGGGTTTGTGCTGACTACTTTACCACAATATTGGAATGAGTGGATAGATGAAAGATGTAATCGATTGCGGCTTTCAAATCTTCATAGCTGGAACACACTGAAATTGCGAAAATAGGCATTTATCATCAAAATATTAAACAGAACATGATTTTCCGATAGGCACTCACGTGTTAATGCATCGTAAAGTCGCTCCATTACGTCGGTAAGCTTGCGTTTCTGCACTAGCGATACCATGTCGATGATCGTGGAAGCATTATACGTCACCGGTTCAACTTCCAAAAACGACGACAGAATATTGTTCACCTTTTGCTTAATGTACTCGAGATCCATTTCGCTGTAAAATTGAAATGGTTTAACATCAGCATATAATTCAATGCTCACCAGCTACTCACGCTTCGCCGCAGACATCGTTCCGCGCGTAGCCCGACTCCCGGTTGGCCCGGATGTCCATTATCCGCTCCCTCATCATCGCTAACcgttgcagctgctgccagAAGTACTCGGCCGGTGAACTCCGGCTAAACGCACCATTGTTCACCGGGAACTCTTGGCTCAAGCGGACCCGCGCATTCCGCTCGATGGCAAACGTGGACCCCTCGCCCATCGTGTTCCAGCTCAGGCGAAGCGTAATCTGTGCATGCAGCTTGCACCACTGTTGGATTTGAATTTTGGGACTAAACTTCATCCCCTCGCCGGCCCGCTGCCGGTGGATGTCGATCAGCTGACCGAGCGTAATGCTGTTCGATGGCTGCACGCCACTAAACCGCACCACTCCGCGCGTAAATTGACGCTGATTGTTCGAGGCTGCGGTAACCGACAGCTGCAGCAGTACCTTCTGCTCGCTGTCCGTACCACAGCACAGCACCCAGATACTGCCCCGCCCGATACGGCACTCCAGGCTTATGAAGGCCTGCAGCAGCGAGCGAGCCTTTTCCGTGCTGAGCGGTGCGTACGTTTCCTCATCGACCGTCCACAGGTTCTGCACACTGCTCTCCTGGTACTCCTTGGAAAGGTTCATCTCCTCAAACTGCTCGAAGCTTACGTCCCGCAGCGGTGATCCGGTCAGGTCTAGGCTGGCCGAACCGTTGCTGTTCGGCGATTGCTTCGGCCGCACCGCGTCCATCTCCGAGGAAAGGATGTGGTTTTGCACCTGCAGGAGGAATTAAAGTTAATCCTTTATCTTACAGATAGTAAACAACCGTCTTACCTTGCGGAAGGCGAATATGATCTTATCATCACACTCGGTCAGCGAACGAATGTAGGACGGTGGATAGTAGTATTGGAAATCATTGTCCTCGAATTTACTGCGGAACAGCTGATACACGTTGGCTAAGTCGCTCATTTTTGCTTTATTCTGTAATAAGTCTATGCCGCAGCAGGAGAAtgaaaatatgtaaacaaaacctttCAAAGCGGCTTCGGTTTGATTCAAATCGAACAACTGTCAAAAGCTGCAAAGCGCGCGCGCCTTTTCGCAGGCCCAAATAACATTTTAGTGTTGAACAATTGGGCCCGTCAAAAAAGGCCTTTttggttgatttgttttattgcaaattttACCTACAAAGAAAAATTGATTGACTGCATTTACTAGAATTAataaatcttgtttttttttcagtggtTTTATTATAAagattattttattgaaacttTTCCGTTTCTATTTTCTCAAACAGCCCTTTTCTCCCATTCGGTTATCGTTTATCTGTCAACGTGCAGCAGGCCATCAGCTGCCTAGCCTTGTTTTGTAAACAATCGGCAGGGCGGAATTCTCTCGTGGCGGAAACAATACCCTCGTTCAAAAAGTGTCCCACTGCACGTGGATTATGTGCCTAGATTATAAACTTGTAT
Coding sequences within:
- the LOC120902718 gene encoding protein zwilch, which codes for MSDLANVYQLFRSKFEDNDFQYYYPPSYIRSLTECDDKIIFAFRKVQNHILSSEMDAVRPKQSPNSNGSASLDLTGSPLRDVSFEQFEEMNLSKEYQESSVQNLWTVDEETYAPLSTEKARSLLQAFISLECRIGRGSIWVLCCGTDSEQKVLLQLSVTAASNNQRQFTRGVVRFSGVQPSNSITLGQLIDIHRQRAGEGMKFSPKIQIQQWCKLHAQITLRLSWNTMGEGSTFAIERNARVRLSQEFPVNNGAFSRSSPAEYFWQQLQRLAMMRERIMDIRANRESGYARNDVCGEAEMDLEYIKQKVNNILSSFLEVEPVTYNASTIIDMVSLVQKRKLTDVMERLYDALTLCSSYEDLKAAIDYIFHLSTHSNIVNIPTNGTRFAQLILAMIQDRLAIPLLTGSEPYELLLECGFSKLMNDYRTIFTEGGIYELEFEKLFQPQVTNTRKSRYATGNGPQHDAHHGAPSKRSATLLFQSAAADERVREKSILLSNFDEDEVKLRLNRLAQVHLLLEHLLLLESAVNVPSIYGRVCELYLGRAPYSYGEVYNRRTDLLEFELDEFMLLRKADHVLPCARRVTMSSANMLQKLETVFYQNVKPILPGRFYPQFECKEVDSKHEFWCYEYDHIESL